Proteins encoded within one genomic window of Oncorhynchus masou masou isolate Uvic2021 chromosome 1, UVic_Omas_1.1, whole genome shotgun sequence:
- the LOC135542951 gene encoding mucin-5AC-like has protein sequence MGTTKDAPIWRLICLVLLIKSAETVSPTTSVTIIPTMITTIPTLSGVNASHNDQVCSTWGNYHFKTFDGDFFQLPSTCNHVVTSLCKSSYEAFNIQMRRQVVDNQPTISKITMKLDGVVVELSKGGVVVNGQTVTLPFSLSGVSIVKTTSNVKVVAKLGLVAVWNKDDSLMIEMNEKYRNQTCGLCGDFNEVQTYNEFIINGGKLSSSDYGNLWKLDGPLEVCEEPTLTSEESCGDEEFCQQLFSSAAFSSCTNYLDMDSFIKTCLADLCHCDNSTNSFCLCNTISEYSRQCVHAGGKPQQWRTEQFCYKTCPYNMEHQECGSPCVDTCSNPEASQLCEDHCTDGCFCPLGTVFDDVSNSGCIPLSECHCVHNGQVYKSGESYTSNCKECTCAGGQWACTDKDCPGTCSVEGGSHINTYDGKAYTFHGDCSYILTKQCNGTEFTVLGDIVKCGLTDTQTCMRAVTLALSSRSTVIRVQSCGSVFVNQILSQLPLNTAEVTIFKPSSFYIVIQTTLGVQLQIQLSPVMQIYITAISSYKGTTCGLCGNYNDVQSDEFRVISGLVEGTAVAFANTWKTMASCPDVKTSFENPCSLSIENEKYAQHWCSMLSDPKGVFSPCHSEIRPDTYKTNCMYDSCNCEKSEDSMCAAVSSYVHACAAEGIQLSGWRDTICNKFAACPRQTVYTYNMTSCGRTCRSLSMTDQSCQVKFVPVDGCGCAEGTYMDEAGQCVAPTNCPCYDKGSVVPAGETISRDGATCTCRQGTLSCTGGARPSSTFEMNQEDSSNSLCTVPMVFFNCSTAPPGASGSECQKSCKTLDMTCISTECTSGCMCPTGLVSDGNGDCIKEELCPCAHNGATYQAGETLKVDCNTCTCKDRQWQCTTHLCDGVCAIYGEGHYITFDEKRFNFNGNCEYTLIQDYCGNTNGSGSFRVLTENVPCGTKGTTCSKTIKLFLGTSELILADGNAQVVRSTPEEQFPKQISLLGNYLVIEVKSGLILMWDKKTSLFIKLSPQYQGQVCGLCGNYDGNANNDFTTRAQATVVDPVEFGNSWKVSSSCPSVSAVVHPCASNPYRASWAQKQCSIINSDVFTACQNQVDPSPYYDSCVRDSCACDSGGDCECFCTAVAAYAKACNEAGACVAWRTPRICPLFCDYYNPTGECEWHYKACGAQCMKTCRNPSGDCSSLIPALEGCYPNCPAAQPYFNEETMKCVEREQCGCYDYEGNQYTNGQNLPAQNCETCTCTMTGVSCSYDVNDCTCLYNGKQHPYGETLYNTTDGIGNCIVAVCAANGTITRNISPCQVTTTPIPTTTPTTGGTTTVEETTTESIPSTSTTPPKEFTTGPTTTSTTVIVETSTSTPQPTSTGEETTGPVGITSNPTTSTTTTKAPTTNAEEITSTTGGTTTSIPSTSTTPPKEFTTGPTTTSTTVIVETSTSTPQPTSTGEETTGPVGITSNPTTSTTTTKAPTTNAEEITPTTGGTTKVEETTTETIPSTSTKPPKEFTTGPTTTSTTVIVETSTSTPQPTSTGEETTGPVGITSNPTTSTTTTKAPTTNAEEITPTTGGTTTVEETTTESIPSTSTTPPKEFTTGPTTTSTTVIVETSTSTPQPTSTAHINRRRNNRASWHYFQSHDFNDNNWGGSYTYHRWNYKS, from the exons ATGGGGACAACCAAGGATGCACCGATATGGAGGCTGATATGCCTGGTACTACTGATCAAATCAGCAGAAACAG TGAGCCCCACCACAAGTGTAACAATCATCCCGACAATGATCACAACGATACCCACACTTTCAG GAGTGAATGCCTCACACAATGACCAGGTCTGCAGCACATGGGGTAACTACCATTTCAAGACCTTTGACGGGGACTTTTTCCAGCTCCCCTCCACCTGCAACCATGTTGTGACCTCACTGTGTAAGAGCAGCTATGAGGCTTTCAACATCCAGATGAGGCGGCAGGTGGTGGACAACCAGCCCACCATTAGCAAGATCACCATGAAGCTGGATGGTGTAGTGGTGGAGCTTTCCAAGGGTGGTGTTGTGGTCAATGGGCAGAC GGTGACCCTGCCGTTCAGCTTGTCTGGAGTCAGCATTGTGAAGACTACATCCAATGTGAAGGTCGTAGCCAAACTGGGGCTGGTTGCTGTTTGGAACAAGGATGACTCCCTAATG ATTGAAATGAACGAGAAGTACAGAAACCAGACCTGCGGACTGTGTGGTGACTTCAATGAAGTCCAAACATACAACGAGTTCATCATCAATG GTGGGAAACTCTCTAGCTCTGACTATGGAAACCTCTGGAAACTGGATGGTCCTCTGGAAGTCTGTGAGGAGCCTACACTAACTTCTGAGGAGAGTTGTGGAGATGAG GAATTTTGTCAGCAGCTGTTCTCCAGTGCAGCTTTCAGTAGCTGCACTAATTATTTGGACATGGACTCCTTCATCAAGACCTGCCTGGCAGACCTGTGCCACTGTGATAACAGCACCAACTCCTTCTGCCTGTGCAACACCATCTCAGAGTACTCCCGTCAGTGTGTTCATGCAGGGGGGAAGCCCCAGCAATGGAGGACTGAACAGTTCTGCT ATAAGACATGCCCCTACAACATGGAGCACCAGGAGTGTGGAAGCCCCTGTGTTGACACCTGTTCCAACCCAGAGGCCAGCCAGTTGTGTGAAGACCACTGTACAGATGGCTGCTTCTGTCCCCTAG GTACTGTTTTTGATGATGTCAGCAACAGTGGCTGTATTCCATTGAGTGAATGCCACTGTGTCCACAATGGACAAGTATACAAATCTGGAGAATCTTACACCAGCAACTGTAAAGAATG CACCTGTGCTGGTGGTCAGTGGGCCTGTACAGACAAGGACTGTCCTGGGACCTGCTCTGTGGAGGGAGGATCCCACATCAACACCTATGATGGGAAAGCCTACACCTTCCATGGGGACTGCTCTTACATTCTGACCAAG CAATGCAATGGAACTGAATTCACCGTGCTGGGAGACATTGTGAAGTGTGGGTTGACTGACACTCAGACCTGTATGAGGGCTGTTACCCTAGCCCTCTCCAGCAGATCCACC GTGATCCGAGTCCAGTCATGTGGAAGTGTTTTTGTAAATCAGATTCTTTCTCAGCTCCCACTCAATACAG CTGAAGTGACCATCTTCAAGCCCTCCTCATTCTACATTGTTATCCAGACAACTCTTGGAGTTCAACTTCAGATCCAGCTTTCACCAGTTATGCAGATCTACATAACTGCCATCTCATCCTACAAAGGAACAACCTGTG GCCTTTGCGGAAACTACAATGACGTTCAGTCAGATGAGTTCAGAGTCATCAGTGGATTGGTGGAGGGCACAGCTGTAGCTTTTGCCAACACATGGAAGACCATGGCCAGCTGCCCTGATGTCAAGACTAGCTTTGAAAACCCCTGCAGTTTGAGCATCGAAAATG AGAAATACGCCCAGCACTGGTGTTCCATGTTATCAGATCCTAAAGGAGTGTTCTCCCCTTGCCATTCTGAAATAAGACCAGACACCTACAAAACC AACTGCATGTATGACAGCTGTAACTGCGAGAAGAGTGAGGACAGCATGTGTGCTGCCGTCTCCTCTTATGTCCACGCTTGTGCTGCCGAGGGTATCCAGCTCAGCGGCTGGAGAGACACTATCTGCA ATAAATTCGCCGCCTGTCCCAGACAAACAGTTTATACCTACAACATGACCAGCTGTGGACGCACCTGCCGCTCACTGAGCATGACAGACCAATCTTGCCAGGTGAAGTTTGTTCCGGTGGACGGCTGTGGCTGTGCAGAGGGCACCTACATGGACGAGGCTGGCCAGTGTGTTGCCCCCACCAACTGTCCCTGCTATGACAAGGGCTCAGTGGTCCCTGCAGGAGAGACTATCAGCAGAGACGGTGCCACCTG TACTTGCAGACAAGGGACACTGAGTTGCACTGGGGGAGCAAGACCATCCA GTACATTTGAAATGAACCAAGAGGATTCAAGCAATTCAT TATGCACAGTGCCAATGGTTTTCTTCAACTGCTCAACTGCACCTCCAGGAGCTTCAGGTTCAGAGTGTCAGAAGAGCTGCAAAACTCTGGATATGACCTGT ATCAGCACAGAGTGCACATCAGGTTGTATGTGCCCCACCGGACTGGTGTCTGATGGGAACGGAGACTGCATCAAGGAAGAACTTTGTCCTTGTGCTCACAATGGAGCTACTTACCAAGCTGGAGAGACTCTTAAGGTTGACTGCAATACATG TACTTGCAAGGACAGACAATGGCAGTGTACCACACATCTTTGTGATGGAGTTTGTGCAATCTACGGAGAGGGTCACTATATCACCTTTGATGAGAAAAGGTTCAACTTTAATGGAAACTGTGAATACACTCTCATTCAG GACTACTGTGGCAATACTAATGGCAGTGGCAGCTTCAGAGTCCTCACTGAGAACGTTCCTTGTGGAACTAAAGGCACCACCTGCTCCAAGACCATCAAGCTCTTCCTGGGG ACCAGTGAGCTCATACTGGCAGATGGGAACGCTCAAGTTGTCAGGAGTACTCCAGAAGAGCAGTTTCCTAAACAGATCAGCCTTCTGGGGAATTATCTGGTTATTGAAGTCAAAAGTGGTCTAATCCTCATGTGGGACAAGAAGACCAGTCTCTTTATCAAGCTTAGCCCACAATACCAG GGGcaagtgtgtggtctgtgtggaaACTATGATGGCAACGCAAACAACGACTTCACCACTAGAGCCCAGGCGACAGTTGTTGATCCAGTGGAATTTGGAAACAGCTGGAAagtttcatcaagctgcccaagTGTATCTGCTGTAGTGCACCCATGTGCCTCCAACCCGTACAGAGCGTCTTGGGCCCAGAAACAGTGCAGCATCATTAACAGTGATGTCTTCACAGCCTGCCAGAACCAG GTGGACCCCTCTCCTTACTACGATTCTTGTGTGAGAGACTCATGTGCTTGTGACAGTGGTGGAGACTGTGAGTGCTTCTGTACCGCAGTGGCAGCTTATGCAAAGGCCTGCAATGAAGCTGGAGCATGCGTAGCCTGGAGAACCCCTCGAATTTGCC CACTGTTCTGTGATTACTACAACCCCACTGGAGAATGTGAGTGGCACTACAAGGCATGTGGAGCTCAGTGTATGAAGACCTGCAGAAACCCTTCCGGAGACTGTTCTAGTTTAATTCCAGCATTGGAAG GCTGCTATCCTAACTGTCCTGCGGCACAACCTTACTTCAATGAGGAGACAATGAAGTGTGTGGAGAGGGAacaatgtggctgctatgacTATGAAGGAAACCAGTACACCAATGGACAGAATCTTCCGGCACAAAACTGTGAAACATG CACCTGCACAATGACTGGAGTGAGTTGTAGTTATGATGTAAATG ATTGTACATGCTTGTATAATGGTAAACAACACCCGTATGGAGAAACCCTCTACAACACAACAGATGGAATTGGTAACTGCATTGTTGCTGTTTGTGCCGCAAACGGAACCATTACCAGAAACATTTCCCCTTGTCAAGTGACCACAACTCCAATACCAACTACAAC acctaccacaggtggaacTACAACAGTTGAAGAAACCACAACGGAGTCTATTCCATCTACATCCACAACGCCACCTAAAGAATTCACCACtggcccaacaaccacttccaccactgtaattgttgaaacctctacctcaacaccacagcccacatcaacaggtgaagaaacaacagggccagttgGCATTACTTCCAATCCCAcgacttcaacaacaacaacaaaggcaCCAACCACAAATGCAGAGGAAATTACATCTACCACAGGTGGAACTACAACA TCTATTCCATCTACATCCACAACGCCACCTAAAGAATTCACCACTGGaccaacaaccacttccaccactgtaattgttgaaacctctacctcaacaccacagcccacatcaacaggtgaagaaacaacagggccagttgGCATTACTTCCAATCCCAcgacttcaacaacaacaacaaaggcaCCAACCACAAATGCAGAGGAAATTacacctaccacaggtggaacTACAAAAGTTGAAGAAACCACAACGGAGACTATTCCATCTACATCCACAAAGCCACCAAAAGAATTCACCACtggcccaacaaccacttccaccactgtaattgttgaaacctctacctcaacaccacagcccacatcaacaggtgaagaaacaacagggccagttgGCATTACTTCCAATCCCAcgacttcaacaacaacaacaaaggcaCCCACCACAAACGCAGAGGAAATTacacctaccacaggtggaacTACAACAGTTGAAGAAACCACAACGGAGTCTATTCCATCTACATCCACAACGCCACCTAAAGAATTCACCACtggcccaacaaccacttccaccactgtaattgttgaaacctctacctcaacaccacagcccacatcaacag CCCACATCAACAGGAgaagaaacaacagggccagttgGCATTACTTCCAATCCCACGACTTCAACGACAACAACTGGGGAGGTAGTTacacctaccacaggtggaacTACAAAAGTTGA